One genomic segment of Caldimonas brevitalea includes these proteins:
- a CDS encoding helix-turn-helix transcriptional regulator, protein MRPRHPGAIAPAATPAQRAVKAPSHVSGNELAQLVEPVGSDYRFVSTALSRGEPVLSGQFRLTRLRPGLTVHCTDVSDLHSMQTQVLLQPGLRAVLLLDGEAEVSFGPRLVRLKARGGAAPVQRADAALICLTEPELFVRHWRRGAHERKVSIGAEPEWFDNSPLPADSPVRALLGRHLAVERWCPSPRAVVVAEQMLRPPPLEPLLQNLYLESRALELLAEALGSLRCEPTPLAPLRPQEHLRVQRVRELLDSEDSWVSSLDELARRAGVNANTLQRHFRAAFGTTIFDYLRERRLQRAREALERDGVSVTEAARLAGYTSAANFATAFKRRYGVSPKMARASV, encoded by the coding sequence GTGCGGCCCCGCCACCCCGGCGCCATCGCGCCCGCCGCGACCCCGGCCCAGCGGGCGGTGAAGGCGCCGAGCCACGTCAGCGGCAACGAACTGGCGCAACTGGTCGAGCCGGTCGGGTCCGACTACCGTTTCGTGTCGACCGCGTTGTCGCGCGGCGAGCCGGTGCTGTCGGGCCAGTTCCGTTTGACGCGCTTGCGCCCCGGGCTGACGGTGCATTGCACCGACGTCAGCGATCTGCACAGCATGCAGACCCAGGTGTTGTTGCAGCCCGGCCTGCGCGCCGTGCTGTTGCTCGACGGCGAGGCCGAGGTGTCGTTCGGCCCCCGGCTGGTCCGCTTGAAGGCGCGTGGCGGCGCCGCACCCGTGCAGCGCGCCGACGCTGCGCTGATCTGCCTGACCGAGCCTGAACTGTTCGTGCGGCACTGGCGCCGCGGCGCGCACGAGCGCAAGGTGAGCATCGGGGCCGAGCCGGAATGGTTCGACAACAGCCCGCTGCCGGCCGACTCGCCCGTGCGCGCCTTGCTTGGCCGCCACCTCGCTGTGGAGCGCTGGTGCCCGTCGCCGCGCGCCGTGGTGGTCGCCGAGCAGATGCTGCGGCCGCCGCCGCTCGAGCCGTTGCTGCAAAACCTTTACCTGGAGAGCCGGGCGCTCGAACTGTTGGCCGAGGCGCTCGGCTCACTGCGCTGCGAGCCGACGCCGCTGGCGCCGTTGCGGCCACAGGAACACCTGCGCGTGCAGCGCGTGCGCGAGCTGCTCGACAGCGAGGACAGCTGGGTGTCGAGCCTGGACGAACTGGCGCGCCGCGCCGGCGTCAACGCCAACACGCTGCAACGTCATTTCCGTGCCGCGTTCGGCACCACCATCTTCGATTACCTGCGCGAGCGCCGGCTGCAGCGTGCACGCGAGGCCCTCGAGCGCGACGGCGTCAGTGTCACCGAAGCGGCACGTCTGGCGGGCTACACCAGCGCCGCCAACTTCGCCACCGCGTTCAAGCGGCGCTATGGCGTGTCGCCCAAGATGGCCCGCGCGAGCGTCTGA
- a CDS encoding TonB-dependent siderophore receptor translates to MPQSSRPVARRVAPALATALLTLQAGASAQSVRADEAATASLPAVRVGGKRSDESSEHTDRYGSTATTAGSKTPVKPRELPQSVTVITRQRIEDQNLVSLEDAMRKTPGALVLNNDPGRGSVFVRGFELDTYLVDGLPAPLSSIYGTQPDLALFDRVEVLRGPSGLYAGTGEPGGTVNLARKRALARFGGSASLSYGSWHNRRVEADVTGALDAAGRVRGRVVVAEQARDSWTDVTDSQQRVAYGTLEFDLAPATTLSLALTRQERETTPFNGLPTEANGRLADVRRSTFIGADWNRFDSDATEAYAELEHRFDDGGHARVSMRHADRNVDFTYAYAGSPIGPSGSVAQLAVIGRRLWERSLAVDAHVARPFDLFGRRHEWVAGVDHRRYDQKTHANGNTNIAGPFPLVGFDPDIVEPVVPLTQRTRVEPEQTGLYGQLRLKPRADLSVIMGSRVSRYKSETTQLATGVVSARTQVDSEWTPYAGLVYDLTPHWSFYASATDVFQPQTATGPNGEVLDPREGRQFETGLKGEWFDGRLNVSAALFRLRDDKRAVAVQGTSFSTASGEVQVQGLELEASGTVRPGWEVAGGYAYTETEHLDGSPTQVGQVFSTWTPRHTLTLWTRYRPTDARLQGLQVGGGVRAVSDYHSQSGALRIEQGGHAVFDAQVGYRWPTGLELALTVQNLFDRRYYARVGGTSVFNYYGEPRSALLKATYRF, encoded by the coding sequence ATGCCCCAGTCCTCTCGACCCGTTGCCCGCCGCGTCGCGCCGGCACTCGCCACGGCCTTGCTGACGCTGCAGGCCGGCGCCTCTGCACAATCCGTCCGCGCCGACGAAGCTGCCACCGCCTCGCTGCCTGCCGTGCGGGTGGGTGGCAAGCGCAGCGACGAAAGCTCCGAGCACACCGACCGCTATGGCAGCACGGCCACCACCGCAGGCAGCAAGACGCCGGTCAAGCCGCGCGAGCTGCCGCAATCGGTCACGGTGATCACGCGCCAGCGCATCGAGGACCAGAACCTGGTGTCGCTCGAAGACGCCATGCGCAAGACGCCCGGCGCCCTGGTGTTGAACAACGACCCGGGCCGCGGCAGCGTGTTCGTGCGCGGCTTCGAGCTCGACACCTATCTGGTCGATGGCCTGCCCGCGCCGCTGTCGAGCATCTACGGTACCCAGCCCGACCTGGCGCTGTTCGATCGCGTCGAAGTGCTGCGCGGCCCGTCCGGCCTCTACGCCGGCACCGGCGAACCCGGCGGGACCGTCAACCTGGCCCGCAAGCGGGCGCTGGCGCGCTTTGGCGGCTCCGCTTCGCTGTCGTATGGCTCCTGGCACAACCGCAGGGTGGAGGCCGACGTGACGGGCGCGCTGGATGCGGCCGGCCGCGTGCGTGGCCGGGTGGTGGTCGCCGAGCAGGCCCGCGACAGCTGGACCGACGTGACCGACAGCCAGCAGCGGGTGGCCTACGGCACGCTCGAGTTCGACCTCGCACCGGCCACCACCTTGTCGCTGGCGCTGACGCGGCAGGAACGCGAGACCACACCGTTCAACGGCCTGCCCACCGAGGCCAACGGCCGGCTGGCCGACGTGCGGCGCTCGACCTTCATCGGCGCCGACTGGAATCGCTTCGACAGCGACGCGACCGAGGCCTATGCGGAACTGGAACATCGCTTCGACGACGGCGGCCACGCCCGTGTGTCGATGCGCCACGCCGACCGCAACGTCGACTTCACGTACGCCTATGCCGGCTCGCCGATCGGCCCGTCGGGCAGCGTGGCGCAGCTCGCGGTGATCGGCCGCCGACTGTGGGAACGGTCGCTCGCAGTCGACGCCCACGTGGCCCGGCCCTTCGACCTGTTCGGTCGTCGTCACGAATGGGTGGCCGGGGTAGATCACCGCCGTTACGACCAGAAGACGCATGCCAACGGCAACACGAACATCGCAGGGCCGTTCCCGTTGGTGGGCTTCGACCCCGACATCGTCGAGCCGGTCGTGCCGCTGACACAACGCACCCGCGTCGAGCCCGAGCAGACCGGCCTCTACGGTCAGCTGCGACTCAAGCCCCGTGCCGACCTGAGCGTGATCATGGGCAGCCGGGTGAGCCGCTACAAGAGCGAGACGACCCAGCTCGCCACCGGTGTCGTGTCGGCCCGCACGCAGGTCGACAGCGAGTGGACGCCCTATGCCGGGTTGGTCTATGACCTCACGCCGCATTGGTCGTTCTACGCCAGCGCCACCGACGTGTTCCAGCCGCAAACGGCGACCGGTCCCAACGGCGAGGTGCTGGACCCGCGCGAAGGCCGCCAGTTCGAGACCGGCCTCAAGGGCGAGTGGTTCGACGGCCGCCTCAACGTGTCGGCAGCGCTGTTCCGTTTGCGCGACGACAAGCGTGCCGTGGCGGTGCAAGGCACCTCGTTTTCGACCGCCTCGGGCGAGGTGCAGGTGCAGGGACTGGAACTGGAAGCCAGCGGCACCGTGCGGCCAGGCTGGGAGGTGGCTGGCGGTTATGCCTATACCGAGACCGAACATCTCGACGGCAGCCCGACCCAGGTGGGCCAGGTCTTCAGCACCTGGACACCTCGCCACACGCTGACGCTCTGGACCCGCTACCGCCCGACCGACGCGCGCCTGCAAGGTCTGCAGGTGGGAGGCGGGGTGCGCGCGGTGAGCGACTACCATTCCCAGTCGGGCGCACTGCGCATCGAGCAAGGCGGCCATGCGGTGTTCGACGCGCAGGTGGGTTACCGCTGGCCCACCGGGCTGGAACTGGCGCTGACCGTGCAGAACCTGTTCGACCGCCGCTACTACGCGCGCGTCGGCGGCACCTCGGTCTTCAACTACTACGGCGAGCCGCGCAGCGCGCTGCTGAAAGCGACCTACCGCTTCTAA
- a CDS encoding ABC transporter substrate-binding protein → MNRLLRRLAATLLGCAAISAAAQPADRIELVDLAGRRVELPAKVDRLLLGEGRFLPTLAILERDAPLRRVVGTMGEFERVDPDGYAVWARHHPDLDRLPRIGRTAVGSFSVEQAIALRPQVAIFGLEGHGPAPKDRETIARLQAAGTAIVFIDLRQDPLVNTPRSVTLLGRILGREQEAAAFTRYYESQVRLVTQRLRARRPPSPSVFLESRVGLVDGCCETMVGMLGKLLDAAGGLNIAHGLIPGEHGNLNPEYLIARQPDVYIGTAIGANAPSHKSLRIVLGAAASRETARASLQRAASRRGMAQLHAVQRQQAYAVWHHFYNSPLNVVALQVMAKWLHPDLFHDLDPQATLGEMYRRFQPIPLTGEYWIGLQ, encoded by the coding sequence ATGAACAGACTGCTACGCCGCCTGGCGGCCACCCTGCTGGGCTGCGCCGCGATCTCCGCTGCTGCGCAGCCCGCCGACCGCATCGAGCTGGTCGACCTGGCCGGCCGCCGTGTCGAACTGCCGGCCAAGGTCGACCGATTGCTGCTCGGCGAAGGCCGCTTCCTGCCGACGCTGGCCATCCTCGAGCGCGACGCGCCGCTGCGGCGTGTGGTTGGCACGATGGGCGAGTTCGAGCGCGTCGACCCGGACGGCTATGCCGTCTGGGCACGCCACCATCCCGACCTCGACCGGCTGCCACGCATCGGTCGCACGGCGGTCGGCAGCTTCAGCGTGGAGCAGGCCATCGCGCTCAGACCTCAGGTGGCGATCTTCGGGCTGGAAGGCCACGGACCCGCCCCCAAGGACCGCGAGACCATCGCCCGGCTGCAGGCCGCGGGCACCGCCATCGTCTTCATCGACCTGCGCCAGGACCCGCTGGTCAACACGCCCCGCAGCGTGACCCTGCTGGGCCGCATCCTCGGCCGCGAACAAGAGGCTGCTGCCTTCACGCGCTACTACGAGTCGCAGGTGCGGCTGGTGACGCAGCGGCTGCGGGCGCGCCGACCGCCGTCGCCGTCGGTGTTCCTCGAAAGCCGGGTCGGGCTGGTCGACGGCTGCTGCGAGACGATGGTGGGCATGCTGGGCAAGCTGCTCGACGCCGCCGGCGGCCTCAACATCGCCCACGGGCTGATCCCTGGCGAGCATGGCAACCTCAACCCGGAATACCTGATCGCGCGCCAGCCCGACGTCTACATCGGCACCGCCATCGGTGCCAACGCGCCGAGCCACAAGTCGTTGCGCATCGTGCTCGGCGCAGCCGCCAGCCGCGAGACCGCACGCGCGTCGCTGCAGCGCGCCGCCAGCCGCCGTGGCATGGCGCAGTTGCACGCGGTGCAGCGCCAGCAGGCCTATGCCGTGTGGCACCACTTCTACAACTCGCCGCTCAACGTGGTGGCGCTGCAGGTGATGGCGAAGTGGCTGCACCCGGACCTGTTCCACGACCTCGACCCCCAGGCCACGCTGGGCGAGATGTACCGCCGCTTCCAGCCCATCCCGCTGACCGGCGAGTATTGGATCGGCTTGCAATGA
- a CDS encoding FecCD family ABC transporter permease yields MSAAAETQTVPPALATRYRQVVRSRVIALALMAAVLLASLAVDVASGPSSFPLSQLATGLWRPDTLDAAQRVILWDVRLPYAVMAVLVGASLGLAGAEMQTALDNPLASPFTLGIAAAASVGASLVIVSGFDAYGLGEPIAVPAGAFLCAAGATLLIQTLTRVWGAGVDTVVLFGIALMFTFEALLWLLQFIASPDSLQQIVFWVMGSLSRATWDKIAVVATTLLVCMVWAQRQAWTMTALRGGEDQARSLGIAVERLRLVTLLRVSLLSAAALAFVGTIGFVGLVGPHIARLLLGEDHRFLLPGSALAGAVMLSVASVLSKTLVPGVVLPVGIITALVGVPVFMGLILKHRSRR; encoded by the coding sequence ATGAGCGCGGCTGCCGAGACTCAGACCGTCCCGCCGGCGCTGGCCACCCGTTACCGCCAGGTGGTGCGCAGCCGCGTGATCGCACTCGCGCTGATGGCCGCCGTGCTGCTCGCGTCGCTGGCGGTGGACGTGGCGAGCGGGCCGTCGAGCTTCCCGCTGTCGCAGCTCGCCACCGGCCTGTGGCGGCCCGACACCCTCGACGCCGCACAGCGCGTGATCTTGTGGGACGTGCGCCTGCCCTACGCGGTGATGGCGGTGCTGGTGGGCGCCTCGCTCGGCCTCGCCGGCGCCGAGATGCAGACCGCGCTCGACAACCCGCTGGCCAGCCCGTTCACGCTGGGCATCGCGGCGGCGGCATCGGTGGGCGCCTCGCTCGTCATCGTCAGCGGTTTCGACGCCTACGGGCTCGGCGAGCCGATCGCCGTGCCGGCCGGCGCCTTCCTGTGCGCGGCCGGTGCGACGCTGTTGATCCAGACGCTCACGCGCGTCTGGGGCGCCGGCGTCGACACGGTGGTGCTGTTCGGCATCGCCTTGATGTTCACGTTCGAGGCGCTGCTGTGGCTGCTGCAGTTCATCGCCAGCCCCGATTCACTGCAGCAGATCGTGTTCTGGGTCATGGGCAGCCTGTCGCGCGCCACCTGGGACAAGATCGCCGTGGTAGCCACGACCTTGCTGGTGTGCATGGTGTGGGCGCAGCGCCAGGCCTGGACGATGACGGCGCTGCGGGGCGGCGAGGACCAGGCGCGCAGCCTCGGCATCGCGGTCGAACGGCTGCGGCTGGTCACCTTGCTGCGCGTCAGCCTGCTGTCGGCGGCGGCGCTCGCGTTTGTCGGCACGATCGGCTTCGTCGGCCTGGTCGGCCCGCACATCGCCCGGCTGCTGCTTGGCGAAGACCATCGGTTCCTGCTGCCCGGCAGCGCCCTGGCCGGCGCCGTGATGTTGTCGGTCGCCTCGGTGTTGAGCAAGACGCTGGTCCCGGGCGTGGTGCTGCCGGTCGGCATCATCACGGCACTGGTGGGCGTGCCCGTCTTCATGGGCCTGATCCTCAAACACCGGTCGCGCAGATGA
- a CDS encoding ABC transporter ATP-binding protein, with amino-acid sequence MTAGLIVEHLSVGYRGRTVLQSVDLPAVPSGSLVAVVGPNGAGKSTLLRALAGLVAAQGQVWLDGTDLQQLRLPERLQRVGYLPQALPQPTSLLAYEALLCAARAALPGSGRRQIETRIETRIETLVERLGLGALALRRIDELSGGQRQLLGLAQVLVREPALLLLDEPTSALDLRWQLRVLQGVRDLLSSRGGICLVALHDLNLALRLCDRMLVLGHGGVLAQGPPADIFTPALLRRAYGVQGRVERCSQGQQMVVVDHTLDDFDVADLR; translated from the coding sequence ATGACGGCCGGACTGATCGTCGAGCACCTCAGCGTCGGCTACCGTGGCCGAACCGTGCTGCAGTCGGTGGACCTGCCTGCCGTGCCCTCGGGGTCGCTGGTGGCGGTGGTGGGCCCGAACGGCGCCGGCAAGTCGACACTGCTGCGTGCGCTCGCCGGGCTGGTGGCGGCCCAGGGCCAGGTCTGGCTGGATGGCACCGACCTGCAGCAGCTGCGTTTGCCCGAACGGCTGCAACGGGTCGGCTATCTGCCGCAGGCTTTGCCGCAGCCGACGTCGCTGCTCGCCTACGAGGCGCTGCTGTGCGCCGCGCGCGCGGCCTTGCCCGGCAGCGGGCGCCGGCAGATCGAGACGCGCATCGAGACGCGCATCGAGACGCTGGTCGAGCGCCTGGGCCTGGGCGCGCTGGCGCTGCGCCGCATCGACGAACTGTCGGGCGGCCAACGCCAGCTGCTGGGCCTGGCCCAGGTGCTGGTGCGCGAGCCGGCGCTGCTGCTGCTCGACGAGCCGACCAGCGCGCTCGACCTGCGCTGGCAGCTGCGCGTGTTGCAAGGGGTGCGCGACCTGCTCAGCTCGCGCGGCGGCATCTGCCTGGTCGCGCTGCACGACCTCAACCTCGCCCTGCGCCTGTGCGACCGCATGCTGGTGCTGGGCCACGGAGGCGTGCTCGCGCAAGGCCCGCCCGCCGACATCTTCACGCCCGCCCTGCTGCGTCGCGCCTATGGCGTGCAAGGCCGCGTGGAGCGCTGTTCACAAGGCCAGCAGATGGTGGTGGTGGACCACACCCTCGACGACTTCGATGTCGCCGACCTGCGCTGA
- a CDS encoding DUF2218 domain-containing protein — protein MKQRKGRVATPDASRWLTRLCLHFSRKIDVTHDAHQGLAHFPWGRCRLHVDGACLCFDCDADDEEGLTQVVYVIDAHVKLFSRKQPLQVEWDTVQSA, from the coding sequence ATGAAACAACGCAAGGGCCGCGTGGCCACACCCGACGCCAGTCGCTGGCTGACCCGGTTGTGCCTGCACTTCAGCCGCAAGATCGACGTGACACACGACGCGCACCAGGGCCTCGCCCACTTCCCCTGGGGCCGCTGCCGACTGCACGTCGACGGCGCATGCCTGTGCTTCGACTGTGACGCCGATGACGAAGAGGGCCTGACGCAGGTTGTGTATGTGATCGACGCGCACGTCAAGCTGTTCTCGCGCAAACAGCCGCTGCAAGTCGAGTGGGACACAGTGCAGTCGGCCTGA
- the argG gene encoding argininosuccinate synthase, whose product MTTILQNLPVGQKVGIAFSGGLDTSAALHWMRKKGAVPYAYTANLGQPDEPDYDDIPRRALQYGAENARLVDCRSQLAAEGIAALQCGAFHISTAGITYFNTTPLGRAVTGTMLVAAMKEDGVSIWGDGSTFKGNDIERFYRYGLLVNPQLKIYKPWLDQTFIDELGGRAEMSEFMRQSGFEYRMSAEKAYSTDSNMLGATHEAKDLEHLNSGMKIVQPIMGVAFWRDDVEVKREEVTVRFEEGHPVALNGAEFANPVDLILEANRIGGRHGLGMSDQIENRIIEAKSRGIYEAPGLALLFIAYERLLTGIHNEDTIEQYRDNGRRLGRLLYQGRWFDPQAIMLRETAQRWVARAVTGEVTLELRRGNDYSLLNTVSPNLTYKPERLTMEKGESAFSPQDRIGQLTMRNLDIEDTRQKLQTYAEVGLLAASGGSALPRLKQKDES is encoded by the coding sequence ATGACGACCATCCTGCAGAACCTTCCCGTCGGCCAGAAGGTCGGCATCGCGTTTTCCGGCGGCCTCGACACGAGTGCGGCGCTCCACTGGATGCGCAAGAAGGGCGCGGTCCCTTACGCCTATACGGCCAACCTCGGGCAGCCGGACGAACCCGATTACGACGACATCCCGCGCCGCGCACTGCAATACGGCGCCGAGAACGCACGTTTGGTCGATTGCCGCAGCCAGCTCGCGGCCGAAGGTATCGCCGCGTTGCAGTGCGGTGCCTTCCACATCTCCACCGCCGGCATCACCTACTTCAACACCACGCCGCTCGGGCGGGCCGTCACCGGCACCATGCTGGTCGCGGCGATGAAGGAAGACGGCGTCAGCATCTGGGGTGACGGCAGCACCTTCAAGGGCAACGACATCGAGCGCTTCTACCGCTATGGGCTGTTGGTCAACCCGCAGCTGAAGATCTACAAGCCGTGGCTCGATCAGACCTTCATCGACGAGCTGGGCGGGCGCGCCGAGATGTCGGAGTTCATGCGGCAATCGGGCTTCGAATACCGCATGTCGGCCGAGAAGGCCTATTCGACCGACTCCAACATGCTGGGCGCCACCCATGAGGCGAAGGACCTCGAGCACCTGAACAGCGGCATGAAGATCGTCCAGCCCATCATGGGCGTGGCCTTCTGGCGCGACGATGTCGAGGTGAAGCGTGAAGAGGTCACGGTGCGCTTCGAAGAAGGCCACCCGGTGGCACTCAACGGCGCGGAGTTCGCCAACCCCGTCGACCTGATCCTCGAAGCCAACCGCATCGGCGGCCGCCACGGGCTGGGCATGAGCGACCAGATCGAGAACCGCATCATCGAGGCCAAGAGCCGCGGCATCTACGAGGCCCCGGGGCTGGCGCTGCTGTTCATCGCCTACGAGCGTTTGCTCACTGGCATCCACAACGAAGACACCATCGAGCAGTACCGCGACAACGGCCGGCGCCTCGGCCGCTTGCTCTACCAGGGCCGCTGGTTCGATCCGCAAGCCATCATGCTGCGCGAGACGGCGCAGCGCTGGGTGGCCCGTGCCGTCACCGGCGAGGTGACGCTGGAACTGCGCCGCGGCAACGACTATTCGCTGCTCAACACCGTGTCGCCCAACCTGACCTACAAGCCGGAGCGCCTGACGATGGAGAAGGGCGAGTCGGCGTTCTCGCCGCAAGACCGGATCGGCCAGCTGACGATGCGCAACCTCGACATCGAGGACACGCGCCAGAAGCTGCAGACCTATGCCGAGGTCGGCCTGCTCGCCGCCAGCGGTGGCAGCGCCTTGCCGCGCCTGAAGCAGAAGGACGAGAGCTGA
- a CDS encoding GbsR/MarR family transcriptional regulator, translating into MELSETGRRFVTHWGEMGSAWGVNRTVAQIHALLFFHGKPLNAEQLSETLGVARSNVSTSLKELLNWNLVRVAHVLGDRRDYFETSHDVWELFRTIVRERKEREFDPTTRVLRGLVDASEFNAEPPDVQDRLRETLHFMEALGAWSDEMLRLTPATLEKVLRLGAAVQKFVRPGDAAARKGSA; encoded by the coding sequence ATGGAACTGAGTGAAACCGGCCGGCGCTTCGTGACCCACTGGGGGGAGATGGGCTCCGCCTGGGGTGTCAACCGTACCGTCGCGCAAATCCACGCGCTGCTGTTTTTCCACGGCAAACCGCTGAACGCGGAGCAGTTGTCGGAAACGCTGGGCGTGGCCCGCTCCAATGTCAGCACCAGCCTGAAAGAGCTGCTGAACTGGAACCTGGTGCGGGTGGCCCATGTGCTGGGCGATCGGCGCGACTACTTCGAAACCTCGCACGACGTCTGGGAGCTGTTCCGCACCATCGTGCGTGAGCGCAAGGAACGCGAGTTCGATCCCACCACCCGGGTCTTGCGTGGGTTGGTCGACGCCAGCGAGTTCAACGCCGAGCCCCCCGACGTGCAAGACCGGCTGCGCGAGACGCTGCACTTCATGGAAGCGCTCGGCGCCTGGTCGGACGAGATGTTGCGGCTGACGCCGGCGACGCTCGAGAAGGTGCTGCGCCTGGGCGCGGCGGTGCAAAAGTTCGTGCGCCCAGGTGACGCCGCCGCGCGCAAAGGGTCGGCGTGA
- a CDS encoding thiol-disulfide oxidoreductase DCC family protein, which translates to MDGTVYPLTLYYDAACPLCNAEMGNLMLRNTEGRLRFVDVSSPTFGEPPPGTTRDELMSVMHASTADGRLVRGVAVFRLAYRAVGLGWVVAPTAWPLLRPLADRLYPWIARHRHRLPRRLVGWLFETGARRAAEHAAGRRCDPDGSCRL; encoded by the coding sequence TTGGACGGCACCGTTTACCCCCTGACGCTCTACTACGACGCGGCCTGCCCGCTGTGCAACGCGGAGATGGGCAACCTGATGCTGCGCAACACCGAGGGCCGTTTGCGTTTCGTCGACGTCAGCTCCCCCACGTTCGGGGAGCCGCCGCCCGGCACCACCCGGGACGAGCTGATGTCGGTGATGCATGCGAGCACCGCCGACGGACGGTTGGTGCGCGGGGTGGCGGTGTTCCGCCTGGCCTATCGTGCCGTGGGCCTGGGCTGGGTGGTCGCGCCGACGGCCTGGCCGCTGCTGCGCCCGTTGGCGGACCGGCTCTACCCCTGGATTGCCCGCCACCGCCACCGCCTGCCGCGCCGCCTGGTCGGCTGGCTGTTCGAAACCGGCGCCCGGCGCGCCGCCGAGCATGCAGCCGGCCGCCGTTGCGACCCCGACGGCAGCTGCCGTCTCTGA
- a CDS encoding DUF2269 family protein — MNTYLVVKWVHVVSSVLMVGTGFGSAFFMFVVNRSGSLAAQAVVSRWVVRADWWFTTPTALIQPLTGFWLAHMAGWPLDTPWLALSITLFVLSGACWLPVVWLQLRMAALAQTAGTRSAPLPSLYWRYARAWEWLGYPAFIAMLGVYFLMVTKPALWGG, encoded by the coding sequence GTGAACACTTATCTCGTCGTCAAATGGGTCCACGTCGTCTCGAGCGTGTTGATGGTCGGCACCGGGTTCGGCTCGGCCTTCTTCATGTTCGTCGTCAACCGCAGCGGGAGCCTCGCCGCGCAGGCGGTGGTCAGCCGCTGGGTGGTACGCGCCGACTGGTGGTTCACCACGCCGACGGCGCTGATCCAGCCGCTCACCGGCTTCTGGCTGGCACACATGGCCGGCTGGCCTCTCGACACGCCATGGCTCGCCCTGTCGATCACGCTGTTCGTGCTGTCTGGCGCCTGCTGGCTCCCAGTGGTGTGGTTGCAGTTGCGCATGGCCGCCTTGGCACAGACGGCAGGCACCCGGTCGGCGCCGCTGCCCTCGCTGTACTGGCGCTATGCACGCGCCTGGGAGTGGCTCGGCTACCCGGCCTTTATCGCGATGCTCGGGGTGTATTTCCTGATGGTGACCAAGCCGGCCTTGTGGGGCGGCTGA